The following are encoded in a window of Astyanax mexicanus isolate ESR-SI-001 chromosome 6, AstMex3_surface, whole genome shotgun sequence genomic DNA:
- the gon4lb gene encoding GON-4-like protein isoform X2, with protein sequence MKTGRGRRSSSPDPLAVPSKIVRRDSASGSHGVCRLTSSPAKRISTPTKRKYSSSPRRHNFKCHGQRQDFSERGNDSVQSPEFHSEEDTELGLVITLDEERGKEDEQVKRKSGGKLKKALPDKESMAEETDPEEDSEDSEFRQLDRDLAIKSKQHNLTSVNVRNIIHEVITNEHVVAMMKAAIKETQDMPMFEPKMTRSKLKEVVEKGVGIPTWNISPIKKSSELKPPQFVDIPLEDEEDSSDEEYHPDEDEEDETAEETILESDMDSIASSPRISRRGRSRTPIELSEYDEERSSSPGPKPRPSRHLRVEAVPMGPPAPPSQACGSSRPPKTIDSFMEKLHAVDEELELHPLCMEPYQALNSNEGAEESLVACRTRSKRPLRDIPLDQLEAELCAPDITPDMYDCVSTLEDREWSHWLQGLMTSHLDNEEEGDDDDDDPEYNFLDDLHEPDLEDYRNDRAVRITKKEVNELMEELFETFQDDLSVKEQDEEGHEEDEERDGESLPQSAAKFNVPQAIRFEEPLVNMLTACRRTVREQLDALNQRKEQQSKANHSAPGTTVVLIPPLCTLVVTPTQKRQLQQQMQQHVQLLTQVNMLCSPVEALQSQASTTKLFMTELQSFADCAEKARAAVDPEFRSVFRVCNLQPSLNLLEELKQSRVPRVSLSKATQSHAVRPYPLLPAHLAWLFATRSVFLYPELLPHCNLDPDLQPPRSKNFYTKGEDGLIVLGLKHFSETEFPYHLMNQYLIRPKKLEQLRVRVKDMCSSRSADNIIKCYCQHHVVPLLPTTCSPILPGQERPPVERENTIMPNWLRKSLPNIHKAVFGSQSEEIHTSDNKTAEASHQLVFPERTQYPQWLPTGLNLQLHPSARRKSSARTSKPRPLHGFAQPALTPLAKAPTGTINLLPKVPASLTSQGVFLLAQTPCIPVNGALPVNGALPVSQVTSTPAHGTVPLSRVGPVNFQYVVPQLGCVNPVEPPASMPPAVVQRSSTACVIQSVPKKGEVAKKRIMPRKLLPIMPSPYNPTPQLSQIIPLAPGAPMTVNLGATAPVMEQVITANFTENITNAVPPVVFVQSSSSLDSATVHPQITTQEWVKSSDTPPPQDSVKNIPHVETLAMPLLPSNNFRIPSPDSPEKPIENELKLKSSPLFFPHTPSPPLQSIENLSSSPAMPIMSLPECHGHPEIAPSVNTLDSKLISNSLLPPISTAGATPPAASLQNLSAFTSLPIDNSQYMLVQSASPGGTPQFLLVPKNSMLSNQPALPAAEGESKVPQQHIPLTKTETFHTSDLPNIKEDNMLPVGLPSEGAVIQIPAPSCSNSGAGEFWKEEMEVEAEVGGEEMAGALFGSPILKLSESSCSPGSSLSSRSSSNMDTDVSEGMMDTCWESPTSEEQRIDEEKDSSYSGKKEKEKDSEEQKAEHEIPGMLTMSSGAENQEKPGGGEEQSEGNRRTQSEEGEGQHNEERDGSEEGEKRGGGEGGGNGGRQGNGGGDKNDEEKDGDGEREEEEEDFDELTQDEDEEEVMSSASEESVLSVPELQETMKKLTWLASEGRLCGEGDSEEDNSPNSPTSPTSPTSPISQNSQEENSEDEEDGTMKGEELEAPEGDGGKLPEGDAPQEDDPPQASEKGAGRGRGRGRPPPRSLKRSRRQERGSKDTSKLLLLYDDHILENDPLRESKDIAFAQAYLNRVREAMQDTPGKMEEFLGLLYEFEQGGDGHSAVELFSQLRPLLKDWPDLLSDFAAFLLPEQALECGLFEEQQAFERSRRFLRQLEISFGENPSHYQKIVRALQTGAAFTPSGIEELKAQMATLLKGHTHLQGEFSVFFDELRPPPARPGQFEEAVWPEDAGSGLEGGDGSISLTSGGAVSGGFEEVTLPDLEEEDETHKLPQITGRSRRRKELGKHRNYKDCDWPEKDCPCHCHDSSHEAKHRRHKRKGCPCCHGNKGTDGSKALKNGDQSIPTAHPLPEKGEEREETERVEEEKEEEKETETEVKDESGSGANSPHHEPEGQVWETNDGDPLPNPDEKDDEEENEEEEYKGEMEHCSPSKPSRDEEMEACEQAEPMLTQSEERDLMQSRQSPSSDTPVCAKNISLTPSGERVVLWTREADRVILTACQQQGANQSTFQAVSAELGNKTASEVSKRFRDLMRLFHTSARQASSEEEGAEHHSATDEEQD encoded by the exons ATGAAAACGGGCCGAGGACGCAGGTCCAGCTCCCCAGATCCTCTAGCAGTTCCGTCGAAAATTGTCCGGAGGGATTCTGCCTCTGGATCCCATGGTGTCTGCAGACTGACAAGCAGTCCAGCCAAGAGGATCTCCACTCCTACTAAAAGAAAATACTCTTCTTCTCCCAGAAGGCATAACTTTAAATGCCATGGCCAAAGACAAG atTTTTCTGAGAGGGGAAATGACAGTGTACAGTCACCTGAATTTCATTCAGAGGAGGACACAGAGCTGGGATTGGTCATTACACTGG ATGAAGAGAGGGGCAAGGAAGACGAACAGGTGAAGAGAAAAAGTGGAGGGAAACTGAAGAAAGCACTGCCAGATAAGGAAAGCATGGCTGAAGAAACCGATCCGGAGGAGGACAGCGAGGACAGCGAGTTCAGACAACTTGACAGAGATTTAGCCATTAAGTCCAAACAGCACAACTTGACTTCAGTCAACGTGCGCAACATCATTCAT GAGGTGATTACCAATGAGCACGTAGTGGCCATGATGAAAGCAGCCATTAAAGAGACGCAGGATATGCCCATGTTT GAGCCCAAGATGACTCGTTCAAAGCTCAAAGAGGTTGTTGAGAAAGGCGTG GGAATTCCCACATGGAACATCTCACCTATCAAGAAATCAAGTGAATTAAAG CCTCCTCAGTTTGTAGACATTCCCCTTGAGGATGAAGAAGACTCCTCTGATGAAGAGTATCACCCTGATGAGGACGAAGAGGATGAGACTGCAGAGGAG ACTATTCTGGAGAGTGACATGGACAGCATAGCATCATCTCCACGTATCAGTAGACGAGGTCGCTCTCGCACACCAATAGAGCTCTCAGAGTATGATGAAGAAAGGAGCAGCAGCCCAGGACCG AAACCCAGGCCATCAAGGCACCTGAGAGTGGAAGCAGTACCAATGggtcctcctgctcctccttctCAGGCCTGTGGCTCCTCCAGACCCCCAAAGACTATTGACTCCTTCATGGAGAAACTGCATGCTGTGGATGAGGAGTTAGAGCTACATCCCCTCTGCATGGAGCCTTACCAG GCTCTAAACAGTAATGAGGGTGCAGAGGAAAGCCTGGTGGCGTGTAGGACACGGTCGAAACGCCCACTGAGGGACATTCCTCTGGACCAACTGGAGGCCGAACTGTGTGCACCTGATATCACTCCAGATATGTACGACTGTGTCTCTACACTGGAAGACCGAGAGTGGAGCCATTGGTTACAGGGTCTTATGACCTCTCACCTGGACAATGAAG aggaaggtgatgatgatgacgatgatccTGAATATAACTTCCTTGATGACCTTCATGAGCCTGATCTGGAGGATTACCGCAATGATCGAGCAGTTCGCATCACTA AGAAGGAAGTTAATGAGCTTATGGAGGAACTGTTTGAGACG TTCCAGGATGATTTGAGTGTGAAGGAGCAAGATGAAGAAGGCCATGAGGAAGATGAGGAGCGGGACGGAGAGTCTTTGCCACAGAGTGCTGCAAAATTCAATGTTCCACAGGCCATTAG GTTTGAGGAACCTCTGGTCAACATGCTGACTGCATGCAGGCGTACAGTACGTGAGCAGCTGGATGCCCTCAATCAGAGGAAAgaacagcaaagcaaagcaaaccaCAGTGCCCCAGGGACCACCGTGGTGCTCATCCCACCTCTCTGCACGCTGGTGGTGACACCCACACAGAAAAGGCAACTGCAGCAGCAGATGCAGCAG CATGTCCAGCTCCTGACTCAGGTGAACATGCTGTGTAGCCCTGTGGAGGCACTGCAGAGCCAGGCCAGCACCACCAAACTGTTCATG ACGGAGCTGCAGTCATTTGCAGATTGTGCAGAGAAGGCACGAGCAGCAGTGGATCCTGAGTTTAGGAGTGTTTTTCGGGTGTGTAACCTCCAGCCTTCTCTAAACCTGTTGGAAGAGCTAAAGCAAAGTCGTGTTCCTCGTGTTTCTTTATCAAAAGCTACACAATCACATGCTG TACGTCCCTACCCGCTGCTCCCAGCTCATCTGGCCTGGCTGTTTGCTACTCGATCTGTGTTCCTATACCCAGAGTTATTACCCCACTGCAACCTGGACCCAGATCTGCAACCCCCACGCAGCAAGAACTTCTACACTAAGGGGGAGGATGG TCTGATTGTTTTGGGCCTGAAGCACTTCAGTGAGACAGAGTTCCCCTACCATCTAATGAATCAGTATCTCATTCGGCCTAAGAAGCTGGAGCAACTGAGAGTCCGTGTGAAAGACATGTGCTCGAGCAGATCTGCAGACAATATCATCAAG tgTTACTGCCAGCACCATGTTGTTCCTCTTCTACCAACAACCTGCAGTCCAATTCTTCCTGGACAAGAGCGCCCCCCTGTGGAGAGAGAGAACACCATCATGCCCAATTGGCTTAGG AAAAGTTTGCCAAACATCCATAAAGCAGTGTTTGGGAGCCAATCAGAAGAGATCCACACATCTGATAATAAGACAGCTGAAGCTTCACATCAGCTTGTCTTTCCAGAAAGAACACAATACCCTCAGTGGCTCCCTACAGGTTTAAATCTTCAACTGCATCCTTCGGCCAGGCGAAAGAGTTCTGCCCGAACATCCAAACCCCGCCCTCTGCATGGTTTTGCACAGCCTGCTCTTACACCATTGGCTAAAGCCCCCACAGGCACTATTAATTTATTGCCTAAAGTTCCAGCATCCCTTACCTCTCAAGGTGTATTTCTGCTGGCTCAGACCCCATGCATCCCAGTGAATGGTGCTCTCCCAGTTAATGGGGCTCTTCCAGTGAGCCAGGTAACCTCCACACCTGCTCATGGAACGGTGCCATTAAGCAGAGTTGGCCCTGTTAACTTCCAGTATGTTGTTCCGCAGCTGGGGTGTGTTAACCCTGTTGAGCCTCCTGCTAGTATGCCACCTGCTGTAGTACAGAGATCCTCAACAGCCTGTGTAATACAGTCTGTGCCAAAGAAAGGAGAGGTGGCTAAGAAACGAATCATGCCTAGAAAGCTGCTTCCTATCATGCCCTCTCCTTACAATCCAACACCTCAACTGTCCCAGATTATTCCTCTTGCTCCTGGGGCTCCAATGACTGTGAATCTGGGTGCTACAGCACCAGTAATGGAACAAGTCATAACTgcaaactttactgaaaacatcACTAATGCTGTTCCACCTGTGGTCTTCGTCCAGTCTTCCTCATCATTGGACAGTGCTACTGTCCATCCCCAGATCACCACACAGGAATGGGTGAAGTCCTCCGATACCCCTCCCCCTCAGGACTCAGTCAAAAACATTCCCCATGTAGAAACACTGGCCATGCCTTTGTTGCCTAGCAACAATTTCAGAATCCCAAGCCCAGATAGTCCTGAGAAGCCAATAGAGAATGAGCTTAAATTGAAATCTAGTCCATTGTTTTTCCCACACACTCCTTCTCCTCCACTCCAATCTATTGAAAACCTCAGCTCAAGCCCTGCAATGCCAATCATGAGCCTTCCTGAATGCCATGGACATCCTGAAATTGCCCCCTCTGTGAACACTCTAGATAGTAAACTCATCTCTAACTCACTACTGCCTCCAATCAGCACGGCTGGAGCTACACCACCAGCTGCCAGCCTTCAGAACCTCTCTGCTTTTACTAGTCTACCAATAGACAATTCCCAGTACATGCTGGTTCAGTCAGCTTCACCTGGAGGCACACCGCAGTTTCTTTTAGTGCCCAAAAACAGCATGCTCTCAAATCAGCCTGCGCTGCCTGCTGCTGAGGGTGAAAGCAAAGTGCCTCAACAACACATACCGCTCACTAAAACTGAGACTTTTCACACCTCAGACCTGCCAAATATAAAAGAAGATAATATGTTGCCTGTTGGACTGCCTTCAGAAGGTGCTGTGATCCAAATTCCAGCCCCTTCATGCTCAAACAGTGGTGCTGGTGAGTTTTGGAAAGAGGAGATGGAGGTGGAAGCTGAGGTGGGTGGAGAGGAGATGGCAGGTGCTCTTTTTGGAAGCCCAATACTTAAGCTGTCCGAGTCCTCCTGTAGCCCAGGCTCTAGTctgagcagcaggagcagcagcaatATGGACACAGATGTCTCAGAGGGCATGATGGATACTTGCTGGGAAAGCCCCACATCTGAAGAACAAAGAATAGATGAAGAGAAAGACAGCAGCTACTCTGGTAAAAAGGAAAAGGAGAAAGACAGTGAAGAGCAGAAAGCAGAGCATGAAATACCAGGGATGCTTACTATGAGCTCTGGGGCTGAGAACCAGGAGAAACCTGGAGGAGGTGAAGAACAAAGCGAGGGAAACAGAAGAACACAAAGCGAGGAGGGAGAGGGGCAGCACAATGAAGAGAGAGATGGGAGTGAAGAAGGGGAAAAGAGAGGAGGTGGGGAAGGAGGTGGTAATGGAGGGAGGCAAGGGAATGGAGGAGGAGATAAGAATGATGAAGAGAAGGATGGTGATGGAGAGcgtgaggaggaagaggaggacttTGATGAGCTCACACAAGATGAAGACGAAGAGGAAGTGATGTCTTCGGCCTCAGAGGAATCCGTCCTCTCAGTACCTGAACTGCAG GAGACCATGAAGAAGTTGACATGGTTGGCATCAGAAGGGAGACTATGTGGAGAAGGAGATTCAGAAGAGGACAACTCTCCAAACTCTCCCACCTCCCCGACCTCACCCACCTCCCCAATCTCTCAAAACTCCCAGGAAGAGAATTCGGAAGATGAGGAGGATGGGACCATGAAGGGTGAGGAGCTGGAAGCCCCAGAGGGGGATGGAGGAAAACTGCCTGAAGGAGACGCACCTCAGGAGGACGATCCTCCGCAGGCCAGTGAGAAAGGAGCAGGACGTGGCAGAG GTCGTGGTCGCCCTCCACCCCGCAGTCTGAAGCGTAGCAGGCGGCAGGAACGGGGAAGCAAAGATACCTCTAAACTCCTCCTTCTTTACGATGACCACATACTGGAGAATGATCCTTTAAGGGAGAGCAAGGATATTGCCTTTGCCCAGGCCTATCTCAACAGG GTGCGGGAGGCTATGCAGGACACTCCCGGTAAAATGGAGGAGTTTTTGGGTCTGCTGTATGAGTTTGAGCAAGGAGGGGATGGCCATAGTGCAGTGGAGCTTTTTTCTCAGTTAAGACCACTCCTCAAAGACTGGCCTGATCTGCTGAGTGACTTTGCTGCCTTTCTTCTCCCAGAGCAGGCTCTGGAGTGTGGACTG TTTGAGGAGCAGCAGGCATTTGAGCGTAGCAGGAGGTTCCTGAGGCAGCTAGAGATCAGTTTTGGGGAGAATCCCTCTCACTACCAGAAGATTGTGAGAGCATTGCAGACTGGGGCAGCCTTTACACCTTCAGGAATAGAGGAG CTCAAGGCCCAGATGGCCACTCTCCTCAAAGGTCATACACACCTGCAGGGagaattttctgtgttttttgatGAGCTGCGACCGCCACCAGCACGCCCCGGGCAGTTTGAAGAGGCTGTGTGGCCTGAGGATGCAGGGAGCGGACTGGAGGGAGGTGACGGAAGTATAAGCTTGACGAGTGGCGGAGCGGTAAGTGGTGGGTTTGAGGAAGTCACACTCCCTGATTTGGAAGAAGAAGATGAAACTCACAAGCTTCCCCAGATAACAGGCAGAAGCAGGAGAAGGAAAGAGCTTGGCAAACACAGGAATTACAAG GACTGTGATTGGCCAGAGAAGGACTGCCCCTGTCACTGCCATGATTCCAGTCATGAAGCAAAGCATCGCCGACACAAGAGGAAAGGCTGCCCATGCTGCCATGGCAACAAG GGCACTGATGGTTCCAAGGCCCTGAAGAATGGTGATCAGTCAATTCCTACAGCACACCCTCTCCCTGAGAAAGGGGAAGAAAGGGAAGAGACTGAAAGAGTTGAagaggagaaagaagaagaaaaagagacagaaaccgAGGTTAAAGATGAGTCCGGCAGTGGAGCAAACAGTCCCCATCACG AGCCAGAAGGACAAGTGTGGGAGACCAATGACGGAGACCCTCTGCCCAACCCTGATGAAAAGGATGATGAAGAGGAGAATGAGGAGGAGGAGTATAAAGGAGAGATGGAGCACTGTTCCCCTAGCAAGCCTAGCAGAGATGAAGAAATGGAAGCATGTGAACAGGCAGAGCCTATGCTGACTCAGTCAGAAGAGAGAGACCTGATGCAGAGCCGGCAGAGTCCCTCCTCTGATACGCCTGTCTGTGCTAAGAACATCTCTCTCACACCCAGCGGAGAGAGGGTCGTCCTCTGGACCAG AGAGGCTGATCGAGTCATTCTAACTGCCTGTCAACAGCAAGGAGCCAATCAGAGCACATTTCAGGCTGTATCAGCTGAGCTCGGCAACAAAACCGCCAGTGAG GTTTCCAAGAGGTTTCGGGACCTGATGCGTCTGTTCCACACTTCAGCTCGTCAGGCCAGCTCTGAGGAGGAAGGCGCTGAACATCATTCAGCCACAGATGAGGAACAAGACTAA